In Dioscorea cayenensis subsp. rotundata cultivar TDr96_F1 chromosome 26, TDr96_F1_v2_PseudoChromosome.rev07_lg8_w22 25.fasta, whole genome shotgun sequence, the following proteins share a genomic window:
- the LOC120253197 gene encoding CRS2-associated factor 1, chloroplastic, with protein MALKALNPFPLFSSSFLSPSGRPATELRFSRWNNANAEPFIRRRREQQEIEADLRLHRRHHSAALIASDEPDHDPDSDRAYACAPSPPFKSIGTPSSPSSPSIPGRASKYSKPPENPRNAGSHPAFRRVFRARVPQVSEEQQAGIVVGDRGIAYRIKDAPFEFQYSYTETPKVKPLALREAPYLPFGPGTMPRPWTGRAPTPESRKKRPEFDSFKPPPPGKKGVKPVQAPGPYLAGSGPKYKAMTREEILGEPLTNEEVKDLIKSTLKTTRQLNMGRDGLTHNMLDNIHAHWKRRRVCKIKCKGVCTVDMDNIRQQLEQKTGGKIIYSRGGVIFLFRGRNYNYRTRPRYPIMLWKPVTPVYPRLIQRAPEGLTLEEASEMRKRGRKLVPICKLAKNGMYSGLVKNVQEAFEACELARIDCTGLNKSDYKKIGAKLRDLVPCVLISYEYEHILMWRGKDWKSSLPPLEGDDNEAVECISNDSTTAPSATKLLLNHQSSIDLSEGKSVEEKHDLEIHTDSITQSENVSTQNNVAFNLETSSDSQDGMGSDSQDGALPGSTKTNESASDSMVIIHQDIPDLDGEKSLVVDPHLKVHCQDISQIQGSVFNKSDNSSFTVRNAGESSSLEVHSSLDVPCQGILPSLVAGEGRQQADSNGLYPLNTTNEAGIGADDISFSCSLAVEGVVNENLKHQDTV; from the exons ATGGCCCTTAAGGCCTTAAACCCCTTCcccctcttctcctcctcctttctCTCCCCCTCTGGCCGGCCCGCCACCGAGCTCCGGTTCTCCCGCTGGAACAACGCCAATGCCGAGCCCTTCATCCGCCGCCGGCGCGAACAGCAAGAGATTGAGGCCGACCtacgtctccaccgccggcatCACTCCGCCGCCCTCATCGCCTCCGATGAGCCCGACCACGATCCTGACTCCGACCGAGCCTACGCTTGCGCTCCCTCCCCGCCTTTTAAGTCCATCGGCACTCCCTCCTCGCCTTCTTCCCCCTCAATCCCGGGCAGGGCTTCCAAGTACTCGAAACCCCCTGAAAACCCTAGAAATGCTGGCTCACATCCCGCTTTTCGCAGGGTTTTTCGGGCTAGGGTTCCTCAAGTCTCTGAAGAGCAGCAGGCTGGGATCGTGGTTGGGGATCGCGGGATTGCGTATCGGATCAAAGATGCCCCTTTTGAGTTTCAGTATAGTTATACGGAGACCCCAAAGGTGAAACCTTTAGCGCTGAGAGAGGCGCCCTATTTGCCGTTCGGACCTGGTACCATGCCCCGGCCGTGGACGGGGCGGGCGCCGACGCCGGAGAGTAGGAAGAAGAGGCCAGAGTTTGACTCTTTCAAACCACCACCTCCTGGGAAGAAGGGAGTGAAGCCAGTGCAGGCACCGGGGCCTTACCTTGCAGGGTCGGGTCCCAAGTATAAGGCAATGACGAGGGAGGAGATCTTGGGTGAGCCATTGACGAATGAGGAAGTGAAGGATTTGATTAAGTCCACCTTGAAGACTACCAGGCAGTTGAATATGG GACGTGATGGTTTAACTCACAACATGTTGGATAATATACATGCTCACTGGAAACGACGGAGAGTATGCAAAATAAAGTGTAAAGGAGTTTGTACGGTTGACATGGATAACATCCGGCAACAATTGGAG CAAAAAACTGGAGGGAAGATCATTTACAGCAGAGGAGGAGTGATCTTCTTGTTTCGTGGTCGAAACTACAATTATAGGACACGCCCCAGGTATCCAATCATGCTATGGAAACCTGTGACACCAGTATATCCACGGTTGATCCAACGGGCTCCTGAGGGACTAACCCTGGAAGAAGCAAGTGAAATGCGCAAGAGAGGACGTAAATTAGTCCCAATATGCAAGCTTG CGAAAAATGGTATGTACTCTGGCCTGGTCAAAAACGTACAAGAAGCATTTGAAGCTTGTGAGTTGGCCCGGATTGACTGCACAGGACTGAACAAAAGTGACTACAAGAAAATAGGTGCCAAGCTCAGG GATCTAGTACCATGTGTCCTAATTTCATATGAATATGAGCATATACTCATGTGGAGAGGGAAAGATTGGAAATCTTCTCTGCCCCCTCTGGAAGGTGATGACAATGAGGCTGTAGAATGTATTTCTAATGATTCAACCACAGCGCCCAGTGCAACCAAACTTTTATTGAATCATCAGAGTTCTATTGATTTATCTGAAGGGAAGAGTGTAGAAGAGAAGCATGATCTTGAGATACATACTGATTCCATTACGCAAAGTGAAAATGTCTCCACACAAAATAATGTTGCTTTCAATTTGGAAACAAGCAGTGACTCTCAAGATGGTATGGGCAGTGACTCACAAGATGGTGCATTACCTGGTTCAACCAAAACCAATGAATCTGCTTCTGATTCCATGGTTATAATTCATCAAGACATACCTGATTTAGATGGTGAGAAAAGCTTAGTTGTTGATCCACACCTTAAAGTACATTGTCAAGACATTTCTCAAATCCAAGGTTCAGTGTTCAACAAAAGTGACAACTCATCTTTTACTGTAAGAAATGCGGGTGAAAGCAGCTCACTTGAGGTGCACTCATcacttgatgtaccttgtcaaGGCATTCTTCCATCTCTTGTTGCAGGAGAAGGCCGACAGCAAGCAGACTCCAATGGACTTTATCCTTTGAATACAACCAATGAAGCTGGCATTGGAGCTGatgatatttctttttcttgctctCTGGCTGTGGAGGGTGTGgtgaatgaaaatttaaaacaccAGGACACCGTT
- the LOC120253196 gene encoding probable glycosyltransferase At5g03795, whose product MPKTNFSWLAKNESLAIYSNGETSKIASVMKKKKKLRALPPVCISEMNRLLVRNRAAYHAMRPRWSSPHDKKILAMKAEIENAPIVKNAGELYAPAFRNISMFKRSYELMEKTLKIYVYKEGQKPIFHQPLLKGLYASEGWFMKLMEGNKQFVVSDPRKANMFYIPFSSRLLQFALYVRNSHNRTNLKNYLQDHVNTIAAKYPFWNRTGGGDHFIVACHDWAPYETRHAMARAIRALCVADLHFGFRLGKDVSLPETYVRSARNTLKDIGGKPANERTILAFYAGSMHGTLRPILLQHWENKDKDMKIFGPLPSSIKRNMNYRQFMKSTKYCICPRGYEVNSPRVIESIFYACVPVIISDNYVPPFFEVFNWEAFSVIIPEKDVPRLKEILLLISEEKYNALQLGVRKVQKHFLCHNKPVKYDLFHMILHSISYNKVYQIRTR is encoded by the exons ATGCCTAAAACCAATTTCTCATGGCTTGCGAAGAATGAAAGTTTGGCCATTTATTCAAATGGTGAAACAAGTAAAATTGCATCcgtaatgaagaagaagaagaagttgcgCGCATTACCTCCAGTGTGCATATCGGAAATGAACCGATTACTGGTCAGAAACAGGGCTGCTTATCATGCTATG AGACCTCGATGGTCATCGCCACACGACAAGAAAATATTAGCAATGAAAGCAGAGATTGAGAATGCTCCTATTGTGAAGAATGCTGGAGAACTTTATGCACCAGCATTTCGGAACATTTCCATGTTTAAGAG GAGCTATGAGCTAATGGAGAAGACACtgaagatttatgtttataagGAAGGACAAAAGCCAATATTTCATCAGCCATTGCTCAAAGGATTGTATGCTTCAGAAGGTTGGTTCATGAAGTTGATGGAAGGTAACAAGCAATTTGTTGTGAGTGATCCAAGGAAGGCCAACATGTTTTACATTCCTTTCAGTTCTCGTCTGCTGCAATTCGCATTGTATGTGCGCAACTCTCATAATCGGACAAATCTGAAAAACta TCTGCAGGATCATGTCAACACAATCGCAGCAAAATATCCTTTCTGGAATCGAACTGGTGGTGGAGACCATTTCATTGTTGCTTGTCATGACTGg GCACCTTATGAGACCAGACACGCAATGGCTCGTGCAATCAGAGCACTTTGTGTGGCTGATTTGCATTTTGGTTTTCGCTTAGGAAAAGATGTATCACTCCCTGAAACTTATGTTCGATCTGCGAGAAACACTCTTAAAGACATTGGTGGTAAGCCTGCTAACGAGAGGACAATTCTTGCATTTTATGCCGGTAGCATGCACGGTACTCTCCGGCCAATTTTACTGCAGCATTGGGAGAACAAAGATAAGGACATGAAAATTTTCGGCCCCTTACCATCTAGCATCAAAAGAAACATGAATTATCGACAGTTTATGAAGTCAACCAAGTACTGCATTTGCCCGAGAGGTTACGAAGTAAATAGTCCTCGAGTTATAGAGTCAATCTTTTACGCATGTGTGCCAGTGATCATATCTGATAACTACGTGCCGCCTTTTTTCGAAGTGTTTAATTGGGAGGCATTTTCGGTTATCATACCGGAGAAAGATGTACCTCGACTTAAGGAGATACTGCTGTTAATTTCTGAAGAGAAGTACAATGCATTGCAATTGGGAGTGAGGAAGGTGCAAAAGCATTTTCTTTGTCATAACAAGCCTGTGAAGTATGATTTGTTTCATATGATTCTTCACTCAATTTCGTACAATAAAGTGTATCAAATAAGAACCAGGTAA